GCGTTGGCGCCGCTGGCACCGCCGCCACCGCCACCGCCGGCCGGGCCGAGGCTGAATGGGACTTACTCGATCACAGCGACGTTCCGGACTGCGACGGTGACATCCGTCATCAGCTTCGCATCGGACTGCGCTATGTGTGACGCGACGCTGACGGCGAACGGTAAGAGCGCCACCGTGACGTGGAACGGCACCGGATGGGAGCACACGGAAGGCGGGGCGTGCGTGATGCGACACGTGCTTACGCCCACGAGCATCGTTGATGGCATCGTGCAGACGTTCAGCCAGATCTCGACGATACTGACGCCGGGTTCGTGCGGTGTCGGAGGTGATGGCACCGGTGTCGGCACCAGGACCGGCCCCTAGGACGTTCTAGACGGACGCGCTGTGGGCAGGGCGGCACGACGACCAGACACGCCAATTTTCTACCTGGGGGTCAGTGGTCGCGGGTTAAGTCCTGTCACCCCCATAGATGTCGGATCGCACAATCGGCTCAACCGTCCTGCCCAACCAATCCGTCAGCGCCCTTACCGCCAGGCGTAGCCGACCCCCCAGGCGATGACCCGGTCCCGGCCGTGCCGGCTCCTCCGCCGCTGACCCCGCTGCCTCCGCCGCCGCCCGTTCCGCCCGGTCCGGCGCTGCCGGCGATGCCGGCCTGACCGAACCAGCCACCATCACCGCCCAAGCCCCCGGTACCGCTGCCGCCGCCGTTGCCGCCGTTGCCGCCGGCACCACCGGTGCCGCCATCGCCGGCGTCACCACCTTGGGTGAACGTGCTCGGGGCGAAGGCGGCCGCGTCACCGCCATTGCCGCCGCCACCGCCCAAACCGCCATCGCCGCCCAGGCCGCCGTGGCCGCCTACGCCGGCGTTGCCCCCGGTGCCGCCGTGGCCGAACAGCAGCCCGCCGGCGCCGCCGTTGCCACCCGGTCCGCCGGCACCGCCGACGCCACCCTGGCCTCCGGAGCCACCGGCACCGCCGTGGCCACCCTGACCGCCTTGAGCAACGAGAGCCCCGCTCGCCCCGCCGGCCAAGTTTGACTTGCCGCCGGCGCCACCGGCGCCGCCATCGGCTCCAATCCCGCCAATGCCGCCGGTGCCGCCGACACCGCCGGCTCCGCCAGTGCCGGCCAGTAGCCCGCCATGACCACCGTTGCCGCCTGCGCCTCCCATGCCGCCGGCACCGCCGGCAATTCCTGTGGCGCCGCTGCCGCCATTACCGCCGAACCCGGAGAAGCCCTGGGAATTTGCCCCGTCGGCCAGGGCCCCGCCGCCGCTTCCCCCGTCGCCGCCCGCACCACCGGGGGCCGATGCGTTAGTCCCGTTGCCCCCGTTGCCGCCGAAGGCCATACCGCTGCCTTGCGCGACGGCGCCGCCGCCGGCACCGCCCGCGCCCCCGCTGCCGCCGGAGCCACCGGTGCCACCATTGCCGCCGTATGCGTTGCCGCTCAACGGCGCGTACACCGTGCTGCCCGCGCCACCGGTGCCTCCGGTGGCGCCGAGACCACCGTCCGCGCCGTCGCCACCGGTAAAGCCGAAGGCATCGCCGGTGCCCGGGTTGAAGGTGCTGCCGCCAAAGCTGCCCGTGGCGCCTGTGCCGCTGACTACCGGGTTGACGCCATTGGCGCCGGCCAGACCGGTTCCGCCCTGGCCGCCGGCGCCGCCGGCACCGAAGATCATCGCGCTGCCGCCATCACCGCCGCGCCCGGGCAGGCCGCCGTTGATGCCCGCCGTGGCGGCGCCGCCGTGGCCCCCGGTGCCGCCATTGCCGTTCAGCCACCCACCGGAGCCGCCCCCGCCGCCGAGCGCGCCGGCCCCGCCCGCCCCGCCGAATCCGCCGTTGCCGATCAATCCCGCGCTGCCGCCTTTGCCACCGGCCTGGCCGGGCGCGCCCGACCCGCCGTTGCCGCCGTTGCCCCACAGCAGCCCGCCGGCGCCGCCGTTTGCGCCGCTGCCCGGTGCGCCACTGGCGCCGTCGCCGATCAGCGGGCGCCCGAGCAACACCTGGGTCGGCGCGTTGATCGCATCCAACACAAGCTGCCCGACGTTGGTTGACTCCGCGGCCCCGTAGGCACCCGCGCCCGCGTGGAGGGCCTGCACGAATTGCGCGTGAAATGCCTCGGCCTGCGCCTGGACCGTTTGGTAGGTCTCGGCACGGGCACCGAAGAACGCTGCGACGGCCGCCGACACTTCGTCGAAGGCTGCTGGCAGCACCTCAATAGTGTTGGCTGCGGCCGCCATATTGGCCTCCGCCAACGACGAGCCGATGCCGGCCAGAGTCGTGGCTGTCGCCGACATCGCCTCCGGCGCCGCAAGAAGAAATGACATTCCGCCGTCCTCCACTGATCAGAGCGAATCGATTCGCACCCGACCGCGGAGCGAACCAGGCCAACCCGATACTTCATTTCGCTTGCGGCAGTGGTCCAGGGGGATTTCTACCCATTCCGCCTCGTCATTCGACGTCGCGCGACGCGCCCGAGGGTTGTGTGACCGAACCGCCCGAATAGCTGTGACGGTTCAGCGGGTGAGCCGCGGCGTAGGCGCCAACGCAGTCTGCAGGTCATTCGGAATCGGCATCGGCGTGGTCAGACCCGCCGCCGTGCGCCCGGTATTGCCCTCGGGATAGCGGCCGGTGATCGAGCCGGGCGCGGCGACGATGATGCGCACCACCTGTCCGACGGCTTCCCGACGGTCGCGCTGGCGTACGGCCAGCATGAACATGGCGACGTGATTGCCGGTGTGCAGCCACGGGTCCGGTTGCGACACGATGTGAGCGCGTTCGAGGTGGGTCCATCGGGCGTCGTCGGTGGCAGCGCTTGCGGCTGCAGCCATCTCGCGGCGATAGACGGCGCGCCCCTGGTCGCTGATGCGGCTCATCGGTGATCCTCCCTAGTCGTCGCAGCAGTCGCAGCCCGAGCATGCCGGCTCGGACGCGGCGGCCAGGGGCGCCGGACAGCAGGTGTCGCCCTTCCAGGCGTTGATTCCCTCGCGCACTGCGATGGCTGCGATGACAAGACCGGCGATGGGGTCGGCCCACGACCACCCGAACGTGCTGTTGAGCACAAGTCCGACGAGCAGCACCGCCGACAGGTAGGTGCACAGCAGAGTCTGTTTGGAATCCGCGACGGCGGATAGCGATCCGAACTCCCGTCCGGCCCGACGCTGCGCGTAGGACAGCACCGGCATGATGATCAGGCTGAGCGCCGCAAGGACGATGCCGATTGGGGAGTGTTCGGCCTCTCCGACACCGAGAAAGGCGCGAACGGCGTCCACCGTCACATAGGTGGCGAGCCCGAAGAACGAGAACGCGATGATGCGTAGTGCGATCTTCTCGCGAGCCTCGGGGTCGCGCCCCGCGAATTGCCACGCGACCGCCGCCGCGGAGGACACCTCGATCACCGAATCGAGGCCGAACCCCATGAGGGCGGTGGACGACACCCGAGTGCCTTCTGAGATCGCCACGAGGGCCTCGATGACGTTGTACGAGATGGTGGCGGCGACGAGCAACCGGATGCGGCGGGCCAGCAAGGCGCGCCGAGCATCAGTGAGCGTTGTCCGGTTTGCGGCGGAGGTCATCAGCCGCAACCACATCCGGTGCCGTCGGGTCCGACGCACTGGCAATCGGGGTCGACGGCGAGGACCAAGCCCATGAGGTCATCGAGAGCGTGACCGATACGTGCGTCGGCCAGTTCGTACCGCGTGCGGCGGCCTTCCGGCACTGCCACCACCAGGCCGCAGCCGCGTAAGCACGCCAGGTGGTTGGAAAGGGTCTGCCGGGAGACGCCGATGCGGTCGGCCAGGTCGGCGGGGTAGCTCGGACCGGCGTTGAGGCTGAGCAGAACGCGGGTCCGCGTCACGTCCGATAGCGCGTGGCCGAAACGCGCCAGCGCATCCGTGTGGGCGAGTGTCTGCATCGTCCCAGAGTACACGGAAACGTGTATTCACGAAAAGCTGTATCACGAACTTGCCTTTGGATCGAACACCGACAAGTTCGCGTCTCACATCGATCCCGGATCGAACGCCTCGCCAACGAGTCCTAGCCTCATGATCCTGCCGTGACCAATCCGTGATGGTTCCGTGACCATACTCAAAAGTATGTTACGGTGCTCGGGCGGCGGCCGCTGTGGCCGGGATCACAGCGTTGTGAGGACGGTCGGCTGCCTGCGGTATCGGAGATCGGTCCTGCGATCAGGGAGTCGTCGGATGGCGTACGTAAGTGTGGGACCGCAGCGGGTGGGGGTCGCGGCGGGTGATTTGGTCAGGTTGGGGTCGGTGATCGGTGCGGCCAATGCGGCGGCGCGGGTGTCGACGACGCGGTTGTTGGCGGCGGGTTCGGATGAGGTGTCGGCGGCGATTGCGGCGTTGTTGGGTGAGCATGGGCAGGCCTATCAGGTGATCAGCGCGCAGGTCTCGTCGTTTCATCAGCGGTTTGTGCAGGCTCTCAGCGCCGGGGCGGGTGCTTATGCGGCGGCGGAGGCGGCGAACGTCTCGCTGGTGCAGACGCTGGTTCAGGGTGCGTTGGACGTGATCAATGCGCCGACGAACGCCGTGTTGGGGCGTCCGCTGATCGGTGACGGCAGCAATGGGGCGCCGGGGACCGGGCAGGCCGGAGGGCCGGGCGGGATGTTGTGGGGTAACGGTGGTGCCGGCGGATTCGGGGGACCGGGGCAGACCGGTGGTGCCGGCGGCGCGGCGGGGTTGATCGGTAACGGTGGCGCTGGTGGGGCCGGTGGGGTCGGGGTGACGGGCACGACCGGCCCGGCGGGTCAGATCGGTGGTATCGGTGGCACCGGCGGGGCGGGCGGGGCCGGCGGTCGCGGCGGGCTGTTGTGGGGCAGTGGCGGGACCGGAGGTGTCGGCGGGATAGGCGGCACGGGAGGCGTCGGTGGACCGGCGAACGCCGCGGGCGTGGTGGGTGCGGGCGGTCCCGGTGGGGCCGGCGGCCTCGGGGGTGCGGGTGGCGCGGCCGGGATGTTCGGCACTGCCGGTCACGCGGGCGCCGACGGCACCCACGGTGCTACCGGGGGCACCGGAAGCGGCGGAGGCGGGGGCGGGGGCGGGGGAGGCGGCGTCCTTCCCGGGACTTTCCGCGAATACTTCACCAACAACACCGGTTTGAGCGACAACGAGATCTACGTGACCGAGATCGGTCAGACGACTCCCGGCCACTGGTCTTGGATCGACCAGAATGGCATCGCCCACCCGATCGACCACAACGCCGCGAATGCCGCCGGCCACCTCACGAAGAACGGCGTGAACTACGCCAATATGTCGTTCACGCTCGCCCAGGCGGGCAACCTCTCGATGCCTTCCGAATTCGAAGGGGGCCGGATATTTCTGTCGATGAAGCAGCCGCTCTATCTCGCCATCAGCTCCGACAACTCGGGCTGGGCCGGTCCGAACCCGACGAATCCTTCCGATCCGAACTACAACACGGTCTACGACTGGTATGAGATGACCTTCAAGAACGGCGCAGTTCCGTTCGGCGGCAACACAACTCAGGTGGACCAGTTCGGCTTCCCGTTCTCATTCACGGTGACGCAGGACTCCAGCGGCTTCTCGGGCACCGGCGGCCTGACCATGTCCCGGAATCAGATTTTCCAACAGTTCGCGACCACGGTCCCGGCGGAGTTCCAGGGACTGGTCATGCACGATGCCAGCGGCAACCCGCTGCGGATCGTGGCCCCGCGGACCATCCAGCCCGGAGCTCTGTCCACCTGGCTTGATCCGGCGATCAATGACTTCTGGACGACGTATCACAACAACCAGTTCAACTATCAGGGCCCCGGTTACACGGTGCATGGCAGCGTCGACGCCAGCGATCACTTCGTCTACAGCGTGACCTCCACCACGGGCAGCACGACGACGTGCACGATGACGAAACCCACTACAGCGCAAACCTTTGCCGCCGATGGCCCGTTCGTCGGCACCGGCCAGCAGGGGGCGTTCCTCGCCGAACTCGACGCGGCGTTCAACCGCGGCGTGGCGACTACGCCGGGTCAATGGGCCAACGTCGCTGCCTACTATCCGACGGGCGGGCGGTGGAACAACTGGGCACAGTTCTTCCACGTCAACAGCATCAACCACCTCGCCTACGGCTTCCCCTATGACGACGTCAACAGCCAGAGTTCGGTGGTGATCCTCGGCAACTCGCGGCCGCCGACTCAATTGTCGTTCGACCTCAGAAACTGACGCCTTCCGAACCCGGTGAGACGAGATCAAGGAGCTGTCTGATGGCGTACGTATATGTGGGACCGCAGCGGGTGGGGGTCGCGGCGGGTGATTTGGTCAGGTTGGGGTCGGTGATCGGTGCGGCCAATGCGGCGGCGCGGGTGTCGACGACGCAGTTGTTGGCGGCGGGTTCGGATGAGGTGTCGGCGGCGATTGCGGCGTTGTTGGGTGAGCATGGGCAGGCCTATCAGGTGATCAGCGCGCAGGTCGCGTCGTTTCATCAGCGGTTTGTGCAGGCTCTCAACGTCGGGGCAGGTGCTTATGCGGCGGCGGAGGCGGCGAACGCCTCGCTGGTGCAGACCCTGATGCAGGGCGCGTTGGACGTGATCAATGCGCCGACGAACGCCGTGTTAGGGCGTCCGCTAATCGGTGACGGCACCAATGGGGCGCCGGGGACCGGCCAGGCCGGAGGGCCGGGCGGGATGTTGTGGGGTAACGGCGGCGCCGGCGGATCCGGGGCGCCGGGGCAGACCGGTGGTGCCGGCGGCGCGGCGGGGTTGATCGGTAACGGTGGCGCCGGTGGGGCCGGCGGAGCCGGGGTAACGGGCACGACCGGCCCGGCGGGTCAGATCGGTGGTATCGGTGGCACCGGCGGGGCGGGCGGGGCCGGCGGTCGCGGCGGGCTGTTGTGGGGCAACGGCGGGACCGGAGGCGTCGGCGGCGTCGGCGGCACCGGTGGGACGGGTGGCCCGGTCAACGCCGCGGGCGTGGTGGGTGCGGGCGGTCCGGGCGGTGCCGGCGGCCTCGGGGGTGCGGGTGGCGCGCCCGGATTGTTCGGCACTGCCGGTCACGCGGGCGTCGACGGCACCCACGGCGCTACCGGGGGCACCGGAAGCGGCGGAGGCGGCGGAGGCGGCGGCTTCACCACAATTTGGCGCGACGACTTCACCGGCTCGGCCGGCTCCCCGGTCAACGGCTCGAACTGGCTGTACGACCTTGGCCACGGCTATCCCGGCGGAGCCTCGAACTGGGGCACCGGCGAGATCGAGTCGATGACCAACAGCACCAACAACGTCTATCTCGACGGCAACGGCCACCTCGCCATCAAGCCGATCAGAGACGCCTCCGGTAACTGGACATCGGGCCGGATCGAGACGCAGCGCACCGACTTCGCGGCACCCACCGGCGGCGTGCTGCGCATCGAGGCATCGATCCAGCAACCCGACGTCAACACCACCAACGGGAAGGGCTACTGGCCGGCCTTCTGGGCGCTCGGTGACGCCGCCCGGCCCGTCGGCGCCAGCAACTGGCCCAGCATCGGCGAGCTGGACATCATGGAGAGCATCAACGGCCGCAGCTCGGTGTTCGGCACCGTCCACGGTGGCACCGCTCCGGGCGGCCCGTTCAACGAGTTCAACGGAATCGGTTCCGGCGAACGACCGGTGACGGGCGCGCAAACCAGCTTCCACACCTACGCCATCGAACTGGACCGCAGCACCAGCGTCGAACAGTTGCGCTGGTACCTGGACGGCAACAACTATTTCACCGTCAACGCCAACCAGGTCCCCGCGGCCGACTGGAACAACGCCACCCACCACGGGTTCTTCGTCATCTTGAACGTGGCGATGGGCGGCGGCTTCCCGAACGCATTCGGCGGCGGCCCCACCGTCGCAACGCTTTCCGGGCAACCGATGCTGGTCGATTACGTCTCGGTGTCCACCAAGGGCTGAACGATGGCTGGTCGCAGGTAGCGCGCCACCACAGACGCCGCAGACACTTTCCGCTTCATAGGGCAGCATGGGGTTGGTGACAACTCCGCAAGGGCCGTCCCGCGGGAACCCGCCGGAATGGCATCGCCCCACCGAGCCCGGCCCGAACCCCGCCAGGAGGCCGGGCCCCCCGCCACCTCCGCCGCCCCCGTCCGGATCACCGACCGAGCGGATTGCGCATGGCGGTCGGCCTTATCCACCACCGCAACCGCCCGGCCGGCCGCCGGGTCCGCCGCAACCGCCAGGCCGTCCGCCGGCCGCCCGCCCCTACCCGCCGGCCCGTCCGCCCGCTCCGGGGCCGGATCAACCCGGGCCACCGGAGCAGGCCACGACCCGGCTGCCCACACAGCCGCCGGCCAACAGTGCGCCGGCGAAAACACCACGCCGACGACGGAAGACACCGTTGATCCTGGCCATCGTGTTGGCTGTCGTCCTGGCCCTGGTGGTCGGCGCGGAGTTCCTCATCCGCCACCTGGCCGGGAACAAGGTGGCCAGCGCCGTGGCGTGCGAGGTTGAGGACAGCGCCACAGTATCGTTCGCCGCCATGCCGCCGATGCTGTGGCAGTACATCAGCAGCTCCTACCCGCACATCTCGGTGGAAACCGCCGGCAACCAGGTGCGCAGCGCCAAGGGCATGAAAGTCACCATCGATATCAAGGATCTCCGGCTGAGCGACGGCAACGACTCCAAGGGCACCATCGGCGCGGTGAACGGCACCATCACCTGGTCATCGGACGGCATCAAGAAATCGATCGAGGATGCCATCCCGGTCCTCGGCAGTTTCGTGACCAGCAAGGTCACTACGAAGCCCAGTGACGGAACCATCGAACTGAAGGGGATGCTCGACAGCGTCACCCTCAAGCCCCAGATCGTTAACAACGGCCTGTCACTGCAGGTGGTCAACCTGACCGCGTTGGGGTCCAAACTGTCGACGGATACGGTGCAATCGAACCTGGACAGTCTCACGTCGAAAGCGACACAGAACTATCCGCTGGGCATCCACGCCGAGACCGTGAAAGTCACCGACACCGGCCTGGAGGCGACATTCGCCACCACAAACGCGACCATCCCCGCGTCATCGTCGTCGAAGAACGGTCAGGACTGTTTCAGCGGACTCTGATCCGGCCCCGCGCAACTGATGCGGTAGACATGTGCCGATGAAGGTCGACGGATCGGTCGCGGTGGTCACCGGAGCGGGCTCGGGCATCGGCAGGGCTATCGCCGCGGCACTGGCTTCAGCTGGCGCTGCGGTGGTGGCCGCGGATATCGACGCGGCTTCGGCGAACGACACCGCGGCGATGATCGGTGGTGTCGCGGCCGCCGCGGACGCCGCGAGCACCGACGGCATCGCGACCCTGCTCGACACCGCGCGCCAGGCGTTCGGCCCAGTGGACATCTACGTCGCAAATGCAGGCATCAACGGCCAACTCGGCCTCGGCGACGACGAAGCCGCCTGGGACCGGATCATCGACATCAACCTACGCGCCCACATCCGAGCGGCTAAAGCTGTTGTGCCGCAATGGCTTGAGCGTGGCAGTGGACATTTCGTGGCGGTCGCCTCTGCGGCCGGCCTGCTGACCCAGCTCGGTGCCGCGCCCTACAGCGTGACCAAGCACGCCGCAGTCGGGTTCGCCGAGTGGTTGGCCATCAGATACGGCGACCAGGGAATCGGTGTGAGCTGCGTGTGCCCTATGGGTGTCGACACTCCCATGCTGCACGGTATGACCGAGTCGCCCGATGCGGAGATGCGGATGGCCGGCGCCGCCGTCACCAGTTCCGGCGAGGTGGTCGCCCCGGAGGCCGTAGCGGCGCTCGTCGTCCAGGCCATCGCCGACCGCAAGTTTCTGGTTCTGCCGCACCCGGAGGTCCTGACCATGTATCGGCAGAAGGGCGCCGACTACGACCGGTGGATCGCCGGGATGCGCCGCTTTCAACGCACTCTGCAGTAGCGGCCGACGGAGCTGCCCACAGGCACCGCGTGCCGTGGTCGATCAGCGGTGATGCGGCGGCTGCTCGTCGCGGAGCCGACTCTCGTCCCACGCAGTGCGCACCTGCTCCTCTTCGCCGAACCGCTCCAGCTCCTCGGGCGTGACGTGTACCCGCGGGCGTCTGGGCGTCGCGGCTGGTGGTTGTGGGGGTTCGGCGGGCATGAAGCGATTCTTCCTGTCTCGATGGCACGGCCCGCTCGGCGGATCGTGGGGCTCTTCTACATCGTCGCAGGTTCTCCGCGAAAACGGCACGGTGGTCGCCGGGGCGGTGCCCCAATGGCACCGTTGCAGGTGCGAATTATGCTGCATTGCAATCACTTTGGTCATCAGAGCAATTCGCGCAGACCCGGGTTAACGACCCAGCCGGGAAGTGCGGGCGTCCGCACCCGGCCCGCCTGCTGCCCCGTGACGAAATCAGCTCTGCTCGCGCGGATTTCCGCTCGTCGATATGGCCGCAACCGGAAATCCGTGGGCGCAAGCCGAAGATGCCGCTGGGCGATCTGGGATTCTTCCCGGTAATGGCAACGGGATGAGTTGCCAAGCGCAACACTGAGAGGCGTATGACTACAGGCGTCATGGTCAATGTGCCGAAAGGGACGATTGTCCATCACGCGGCGGTTCTCGTTCGAAGAGGAGAATGAGTGAAGAAATTCGCCATTTTCGGCATTGCGGCAACTGCGTGGCTAATTTCAGGTGTCCCTGTGGCACAAGCGGATATCGGCGGCAACGTGCCTGGGCCCGGTTTGTGTGACTATCCAGGGGTCGGGGGATCTGGGATGGAGATGGGCGCCTATCACTACTGGTGCGATTTCCCCACTGAGGAAAATGGCAGTCGCTGGCACTGCGAGTACGGCGGCGGCGCCGTACAGGGTGTCGGTGGCGTAAATATCTTCTTCCTGACCGCCCAGGTCATCACTCCGCTGGGTGCGCTGGAGGGCTCGTGCTCGTTCCGCTGCCCGGACGGCTCGCTGTCGGCCGCGCCGAATCCGCCCGGCGCGTGGAAAAACGGGCTTACCCCGAAGAAGTGCGTTCCGGTGGAAGTATCGCCGATCGCAGAACCGAA
This genomic stretch from Mycobacterium paragordonae harbors:
- a CDS encoding PE family protein; translation: MSFLLAAPEAMSATATTLAGIGSSLAEANMAAAANTIEVLPAAFDEVSAAVAAFFGARAETYQTVQAQAEAFHAQFVQALHAGAGAYGAAESTNVGQLVLDAINAPTQVLLGRPLIGDGASGAPGSGANGGAGGLLWGNGGNGGSGAPGQAGGKGGSAGLIGNGGFGGAGGAGALGGGGGSGGWLNGNGGTGGHGGAATAGINGGLPGRGGDGGSAMIFGAGGAGGQGGTGLAGANGVNPVVSGTGATGSFGGSTFNPGTGDAFGFTGGDGADGGLGATGGTGGAGSTVYAPLSGNAYGGNGGTGGSGGSGGAGGAGGGAVAQGSGMAFGGNGGNGTNASAPGGAGGDGGSGGGALADGANSQGFSGFGGNGGSGATGIAGGAGGMGGAGGNGGHGGLLAGTGGAGGVGGTGGIGGIGADGGAGGAGGKSNLAGGASGALVAQGGQGGHGGAGGSGGQGGVGGAGGPGGNGGAGGLLFGHGGTGGNAGVGGHGGLGGDGGLGGGGGNGGDAAAFAPSTFTQGGDAGDGGTGGAGGNGGNGGGSGTGGLGGDGGWFGQAGIAGSAGPGGTGGGGGSGVSGGGAGTAGTGSSPGGSATPGGKGADGLVGQDG
- a CDS encoding DUF3703 domain-containing protein, with the protein product MSRISDQGRAVYRREMAAAASAATDDARWTHLERAHIVSQPDPWLHTGNHVAMFMLAVRQRDRREAVGQVVRIIVAAPGSITGRYPEGNTGRTAAGLTTPMPIPNDLQTALAPTPRLTR
- a CDS encoding cation transporter gives rise to the protein MTSAANRTTLTDARRALLARRIRLLVAATISYNVIEALVAISEGTRVSSTALMGFGLDSVIEVSSAAAVAWQFAGRDPEAREKIALRIIAFSFFGLATYVTVDAVRAFLGVGEAEHSPIGIVLAALSLIIMPVLSYAQRRAGREFGSLSAVADSKQTLLCTYLSAVLLVGLVLNSTFGWSWADPIAGLVIAAIAVREGINAWKGDTCCPAPLAAASEPACSGCDCCDD
- a CDS encoding ArsR/SmtB family transcription factor, coding for MQTLAHTDALARFGHALSDVTRTRVLLSLNAGPSYPADLADRIGVSRQTLSNHLACLRGCGLVVAVPEGRRTRYELADARIGHALDDLMGLVLAVDPDCQCVGPDGTGCGCG
- a CDS encoding glycoside hydrolase family 64 protein; the encoded protein is MAYVSVGPQRVGVAAGDLVRLGSVIGAANAAARVSTTRLLAAGSDEVSAAIAALLGEHGQAYQVISAQVSSFHQRFVQALSAGAGAYAAAEAANVSLVQTLVQGALDVINAPTNAVLGRPLIGDGSNGAPGTGQAGGPGGMLWGNGGAGGFGGPGQTGGAGGAAGLIGNGGAGGAGGVGVTGTTGPAGQIGGIGGTGGAGGAGGRGGLLWGSGGTGGVGGIGGTGGVGGPANAAGVVGAGGPGGAGGLGGAGGAAGMFGTAGHAGADGTHGATGGTGSGGGGGGGGGGGVLPGTFREYFTNNTGLSDNEIYVTEIGQTTPGHWSWIDQNGIAHPIDHNAANAAGHLTKNGVNYANMSFTLAQAGNLSMPSEFEGGRIFLSMKQPLYLAISSDNSGWAGPNPTNPSDPNYNTVYDWYEMTFKNGAVPFGGNTTQVDQFGFPFSFTVTQDSSGFSGTGGLTMSRNQIFQQFATTVPAEFQGLVMHDASGNPLRIVAPRTIQPGALSTWLDPAINDFWTTYHNNQFNYQGPGYTVHGSVDASDHFVYSVTSTTGSTTTCTMTKPTTAQTFAADGPFVGTGQQGAFLAELDAAFNRGVATTPGQWANVAAYYPTGGRWNNWAQFFHVNSINHLAYGFPYDDVNSQSSVVILGNSRPPTQLSFDLRN
- a CDS encoding PE domain-containing protein; its protein translation is MAYVYVGPQRVGVAAGDLVRLGSVIGAANAAARVSTTQLLAAGSDEVSAAIAALLGEHGQAYQVISAQVASFHQRFVQALNVGAGAYAAAEAANASLVQTLMQGALDVINAPTNAVLGRPLIGDGTNGAPGTGQAGGPGGMLWGNGGAGGSGAPGQTGGAGGAAGLIGNGGAGGAGGAGVTGTTGPAGQIGGIGGTGGAGGAGGRGGLLWGNGGTGGVGGVGGTGGTGGPVNAAGVVGAGGPGGAGGLGGAGGAPGLFGTAGHAGVDGTHGATGGTGSGGGGGGGGFTTIWRDDFTGSAGSPVNGSNWLYDLGHGYPGGASNWGTGEIESMTNSTNNVYLDGNGHLAIKPIRDASGNWTSGRIETQRTDFAAPTGGVLRIEASIQQPDVNTTNGKGYWPAFWALGDAARPVGASNWPSIGELDIMESINGRSSVFGTVHGGTAPGGPFNEFNGIGSGERPVTGAQTSFHTYAIELDRSTSVEQLRWYLDGNNYFTVNANQVPAADWNNATHHGFFVILNVAMGGGFPNAFGGGPTVATLSGQPMLVDYVSVSTKG
- a CDS encoding DUF2993 domain-containing protein, translated to MLAVVLALVVGAEFLIRHLAGNKVASAVACEVEDSATVSFAAMPPMLWQYISSSYPHISVETAGNQVRSAKGMKVTIDIKDLRLSDGNDSKGTIGAVNGTITWSSDGIKKSIEDAIPVLGSFVTSKVTTKPSDGTIELKGMLDSVTLKPQIVNNGLSLQVVNLTALGSKLSTDTVQSNLDSLTSKATQNYPLGIHAETVKVTDTGLEATFATTNATIPASSSSKNGQDCFSGL
- a CDS encoding SDR family oxidoreductase — translated: MKVDGSVAVVTGAGSGIGRAIAAALASAGAAVVAADIDAASANDTAAMIGGVAAAADAASTDGIATLLDTARQAFGPVDIYVANAGINGQLGLGDDEAAWDRIIDINLRAHIRAAKAVVPQWLERGSGHFVAVASAAGLLTQLGAAPYSVTKHAAVGFAEWLAIRYGDQGIGVSCVCPMGVDTPMLHGMTESPDAEMRMAGAAVTSSGEVVAPEAVAALVVQAIADRKFLVLPHPEVLTMYRQKGADYDRWIAGMRRFQRTLQ